A genomic segment from Lutibacter sp. A80 encodes:
- the porU gene encoding type IX secretion system sortase PorU, giving the protein MKYSINSLIFLFLLVGNFVFAQQDKTKVYKLKWIDNVDFEINKNSTIKTSLIENNFLDAHLNPTFMDSWSVNTNSVISDFSIKNVVYETVAKNNSYTAKYVGNEVFIDLNVVNANNTTLAVLNLMPLVKIDNQIKRIVSFELEYTLAAAKQNSQKISTIKNSVLSEGNWFKFAINKTGVYKIDKDFLERLGVDVNSINPKNISVFGNGGAMLPLKNSDFRYNGLQENAIYVNGQDDASFDDNDYILFYATGPHSWDYGLIPSLNTTKHNFNIYSDKAYYFLKIGTSEGKRITTQIPITNSSTRTITNFDDFTFYEKDEVNLLAVGQQWFGDAYNIENTRTYSLPFEEIDSAEPIRVRVRGVTASSTASTMSVKVNSQDVFEVNYEALSGSDSAVANEDEGTITTSGDLVDVTISYNNNGNPSADAYLDYIEVLGKRKLIAKDHQYVFRNFDILNNSGVQEISIENADKIKWIWDVSNPIIPEFVENQSLATNYTYKVNGGQLLEYVLIPENDFYEPELLEVSRVENQNLHSLKDIDYLIITQDYLVDQAQRLADYHANNSGLITKVVRLDQLYNEFSSGSPDVAAIRDFVKHFYDNATTNQIKYICLFGDASYDYKDRIEGNNNIVPAFESYSSFSLVSSYVTDDFYGMMDANEGLMSSFERQDIATGRIPVTDVLQAKQLVDKLLDYYSVESFGDWRTNITLIADDIDSSGEEVLQSNMDEIARSIASEKPIFNLKKIYLDAYFQETGSSGETYPTVNLDIVNQVDNGTLLVDYFGHGGEDGWASEGIFRLPEIQSLKNKNKLPLFITATCDFSRFDNPLRKTAGEYLFWAENYGASALISTTREIYISVGQAFNERLIEPLLKFNDENLSIAETLMTIKNQFSTTQRFFIYSFGDPAMHLSIPEPSIKLSKMNDKDIEESLDTIKALSYIQFEGNVVDVNDNLLNDFNGEIDVTVFDKVINKKTLDNDGYNIVMEFDSRESKIFRGSSKVENGKFTFDFVAPKDLKVAYGKGKLSFYALNNIIDKSGYNIDVTVGGINENAPADNTGPTVQLYMNDLSFVDGGTTDSDPVFIAVLEDENGINTSVTAVDHDIIAILDNDQANPIILNDYYQTDLDTYKKGKVTYSFRDLSAGLHTITLKVWDTYNNLSESTFNFTVVDNSDLVLSNVLNYPNPFVNYTEFWFNHNKPNEQLEVHIQIFTVSGKLVKTISETVQTEGNLSRTLVWNGLDDFGAKIGKGVYVYKLKVKSINSNTSAQKIEKLVILQ; this is encoded by the coding sequence ATGAAATACTCTATTAATAGCCTAATATTTCTTTTTCTTCTTGTTGGAAACTTTGTTTTTGCACAACAAGATAAAACGAAAGTTTATAAATTAAAATGGATTGACAATGTCGATTTCGAAATTAATAAAAATTCAACAATTAAAACAAGTTTAATTGAGAATAACTTTTTAGATGCTCATTTAAATCCAACTTTTATGGATAGTTGGAGTGTAAATACAAACAGTGTAATTAGTGATTTTTCTATTAAAAATGTTGTTTATGAAACTGTAGCTAAAAATAATAGTTATACAGCTAAATATGTTGGAAATGAAGTTTTTATAGATTTAAATGTTGTAAATGCAAATAATACAACTTTGGCAGTTTTAAATCTAATGCCACTAGTAAAAATAGATAACCAAATTAAGCGTATTGTTTCTTTTGAATTAGAATATACTTTGGCTGCAGCTAAGCAAAATTCACAAAAAATATCGACTATAAAAAACTCAGTTTTATCTGAAGGAAATTGGTTTAAATTTGCAATAAATAAAACAGGAGTTTATAAAATTGATAAAGATTTTTTAGAAAGATTAGGAGTAGATGTAAATTCAATAAACCCTAAGAATATTAGTGTTTTTGGTAATGGAGGTGCAATGCTTCCTTTGAAAAACAGTGATTTTAGATATAATGGTTTACAAGAAAATGCCATTTATGTAAATGGTCAGGACGATGCTAGTTTTGATGATAATGATTATATACTATTCTATGCTACTGGTCCTCATTCTTGGGACTATGGATTAATTCCAAGTTTAAATACAACAAAGCATAATTTTAATATTTACAGTGATAAAGCTTACTATTTTTTAAAAATTGGGACTTCAGAAGGTAAAAGAATAACTACGCAAATACCAATTACAAATTCGAGTACCAGAACAATTACAAATTTTGACGATTTTACTTTTTATGAAAAAGACGAAGTTAATTTACTTGCAGTTGGACAGCAATGGTTTGGAGATGCATATAATATCGAAAACACACGTACATATTCACTACCCTTTGAAGAAATAGATAGCGCTGAACCTATACGAGTAAGAGTTAGAGGTGTAACTGCTTCTTCTACAGCATCAACTATGTCTGTTAAGGTAAATAGTCAAGATGTGTTTGAAGTAAATTACGAGGCTTTATCAGGTTCAGATAGCGCTGTTGCTAATGAAGATGAAGGAACAATAACAACATCGGGAGATCTAGTAGATGTAACCATAAGTTATAATAATAATGGAAATCCTTCGGCAGATGCTTATTTAGACTATATAGAAGTGCTTGGTAAACGAAAGTTAATAGCTAAAGACCATCAATATGTATTTAGAAATTTTGATATTTTAAATAATTCAGGAGTTCAAGAAATTTCTATAGAAAATGCAGATAAAATTAAATGGATTTGGGATGTTTCAAACCCAATAATCCCAGAGTTTGTAGAGAATCAATCTTTGGCTACAAACTATACTTACAAAGTAAATGGAGGGCAATTACTAGAATATGTTTTAATACCAGAAAATGATTTTTATGAGCCAGAATTGCTAGAAGTAAGTAGGGTTGAAAATCAGAACTTACATAGTTTAAAAGATATAGATTATTTAATAATTACTCAAGATTATTTGGTCGATCAAGCACAAAGATTAGCAGATTATCATGCAAATAATTCAGGCTTAATTACTAAAGTTGTACGTTTAGATCAACTGTATAATGAATTTTCTTCAGGCTCACCAGATGTTGCGGCAATTAGAGATTTTGTTAAGCATTTTTACGATAATGCAACTACAAATCAAATAAAATATATTTGTTTATTTGGGGATGCATCTTACGATTATAAAGATAGAATTGAAGGAAATAATAATATAGTACCTGCATTTGAATCATATAGTAGTTTTAGCCTAGTATCATCGTATGTAACAGATGATTTTTATGGTATGATGGATGCAAATGAAGGGTTGATGTCTTCTTTTGAAAGACAAGATATAGCTACAGGAAGAATACCAGTAACAGATGTTTTACAAGCTAAACAACTAGTTGATAAATTATTAGATTATTATAGTGTTGAGTCTTTTGGAGACTGGAGAACAAATATAACTTTAATAGCCGATGATATTGATAGTTCCGGGGAAGAGGTTTTACAATCTAATATGGATGAAATTGCAAGATCTATAGCTTCTGAAAAACCAATTTTTAATTTAAAGAAAATATATTTAGATGCTTATTTTCAAGAAACAGGATCTTCAGGGGAAACTTATCCAACTGTAAATTTAGATATTGTAAATCAGGTAGATAATGGGACTTTACTAGTCGATTATTTTGGACATGGTGGAGAAGATGGTTGGGCAAGTGAAGGTATTTTTCGGTTACCTGAAATACAAAGTTTAAAAAATAAGAATAAATTACCTTTATTTATAACAGCTACTTGCGATTTTTCTAGGTTCGATAATCCATTAAGAAAAACTGCTGGTGAATATTTGTTTTGGGCAGAAAATTATGGGGCAAGTGCTTTAATTTCTACAACTAGAGAAATTTACATTAGTGTTGGTCAGGCATTTAATGAAAGACTAATAGAGCCTCTTTTAAAATTTAATGATGAAAACTTGTCAATAGCAGAGACTTTAATGACGATTAAAAATCAGTTTTCTACAACCCAGCGTTTTTTTATATATAGCTTTGGAGATCCAGCTATGCATTTAAGTATTCCAGAACCTTCAATAAAATTATCTAAAATGAATGATAAAGATATTGAAGAATCTTTAGACACTATAAAAGCGTTATCTTATATTCAATTTGAAGGAAATGTTGTTGATGTTAATGATAATTTATTAAACGATTTTAATGGAGAAATTGACGTAACTGTTTTTGATAAAGTAATTAATAAAAAAACATTAGATAACGATGGTTACAATATTGTAATGGAGTTTGATTCAAGAGAAAGTAAAATTTTTAGAGGAAGTTCTAAAGTAGAAAATGGAAAGTTTACTTTTGATTTTGTGGCTCCTAAAGATTTAAAAGTAGCTTATGGAAAAGGAAAACTCAGTTTTTATGCATTAAACAATATAATTGATAAATCCGGTTATAATATCGATGTAACTGTAGGTGGTATTAATGAAAATGCACCAGCAGATAATACAGGGCCTACCGTACAATTATATATGAACGATTTAAGTTTTGTTGATGGTGGTACAACAGATAGTGATCCTGTATTTATTGCTGTTTTAGAAGATGAAAACGGAATTAACACTTCCGTAACCGCTGTTGATCACGATATAATTGCAATTTTGGATAACGATCAAGCAAATCCAATAATTTTAAATGATTATTATCAAACGGATTTAGATACCTATAAAAAAGGAAAAGTAACTTATTCGTTTAGAGATCTTTCAGCAGGTTTACATACAATTACCCTAAAAGTATGGGATACCTACAATAATCTATCAGAATCTACGTTTAATTTTACTGTTGTTGATAATAGCGATTTAGTTTTAAGTAATGTATTAAATTACCCAAATCCATTTGTTAATTATACAGAATTTTGGTTCAACCATAACAAGCCAAATGAACAACTAGAAGTACACATTCAAATTTTTACAGTTTCGGGTAAATTGGTAAAAACAATTTCAGAAACAGTACAAACTGAGGGGAATTTAAGTAGAACATTAGTATGGAATGGATTGGATGATTTTGGAGCTAAAATAGGAAAAGGGGTATATGTATATAAATTGAAAGTAAAATCAATTAATTCAAATACATCTGCTCAAAAAATTGAAAAATTAGTAATATTGCAATAA
- the gldJ gene encoding gliding motility lipoprotein GldJ, with protein MNFNDIKKNYKVLICIVIGVSLISCRNKKASGLTGWSAQEKSAVGFYDSKSNYAGQDTPPGMVLIEGGSFTMGQVQDDVLFDWNTTPVKQQVRSFYMDETEVTNSEYLFYLNWMEKVFPPNDINYEHIYQSAVPDTLVWRDVLGFNELLTENYLRHPGYQDYPVIGVSWVQANQYCNWRTNRVNEKILMDKGVLKPLYDLDSLEVKGKDHFDTDTYLQNPYAMFDGDSTIYKKGLPDFKARKKGEPRPARGSFTGRQVKVSDGILSAKFRLPTEVEWEYAAKAIVEDREYNNIRGRKKYAWSGKYTRNKSKRYKGDQLANFKQGKGDYSGVPGWSNDGADITIQVKSYEPNAFGLYDMSGNVAEWVSDVYRPIIDNDANDFNYYRGNIFTKKMIDSEGKVVIADNFSVQYDTLDNGRITPKNLPGSIKTVPITKQDAYMRNNYEKAYNVDAKDGDLASTKFYDKDEDELDVKPRMYNSPIKPKEIGESGLIKQQYDTEKRTTLISNKTRVYKGGSWRDREYWLDPSQRRYLPEYMATNYIGFRCVTDRIGPMTQNTRTPTSRGVRY; from the coding sequence ATGAACTTTAATGATATCAAAAAAAATTATAAAGTACTAATCTGTATAGTTATAGGAGTTTCTTTAATAAGCTGCCGTAACAAAAAAGCTTCTGGACTTACTGGATGGAGTGCACAAGAAAAAAGCGCTGTTGGTTTTTACGATTCTAAATCAAATTATGCTGGCCAAGATACCCCTCCTGGAATGGTATTAATTGAAGGAGGAAGTTTTACTATGGGGCAAGTTCAAGACGATGTGCTCTTCGATTGGAATACAACGCCTGTAAAACAACAAGTTCGTTCATTTTATATGGATGAAACAGAAGTAACAAACTCTGAATATTTGTTCTATTTAAATTGGATGGAAAAAGTTTTCCCTCCAAATGACATCAACTACGAACATATTTATCAGTCTGCAGTACCAGACACATTAGTTTGGAGAGATGTTTTAGGATTTAATGAACTGTTAACAGAAAATTATTTAAGACATCCTGGTTACCAAGATTATCCTGTTATTGGAGTAAGTTGGGTGCAAGCAAATCAATACTGTAATTGGAGAACCAATAGAGTAAATGAAAAAATATTAATGGATAAAGGTGTTCTAAAACCTTTATACGACCTTGATTCTCTAGAAGTAAAAGGTAAAGATCATTTTGACACTGACACCTATTTACAAAATCCATATGCAATGTTTGATGGTGATTCTACCATTTATAAAAAAGGGTTACCTGATTTTAAAGCTAGAAAAAAAGGAGAACCTAGACCTGCTAGAGGTTCGTTTACAGGTAGACAAGTAAAAGTTTCTGACGGAATTTTATCTGCTAAATTTAGACTTCCAACAGAAGTAGAGTGGGAATATGCCGCTAAAGCAATTGTTGAAGATAGAGAATATAATAACATAAGAGGTAGAAAAAAATACGCTTGGAGTGGTAAATACACTAGAAACAAATCTAAACGTTATAAGGGTGATCAACTTGCCAATTTTAAACAAGGTAAAGGAGATTATAGCGGTGTTCCAGGTTGGAGTAACGATGGTGCAGATATTACCATTCAGGTAAAATCTTACGAACCTAACGCATTTGGATTGTATGATATGTCTGGTAACGTTGCAGAATGGGTATCTGATGTTTATAGACCTATAATTGATAATGACGCTAACGACTTTAATTATTATAGAGGTAATATTTTTACAAAAAAAATGATAGACTCTGAAGGTAAAGTTGTTATTGCTGATAATTTTTCTGTACAATACGATACTTTAGATAACGGTAGAATTACACCTAAAAACTTACCTGGTAGTATTAAAACAGTTCCTATTACTAAGCAAGACGCATATATGAGAAATAATTATGAAAAAGCTTATAATGTTGATGCTAAAGATGGAGACTTGGCATCTACCAAGTTTTATGATAAAGATGAAGATGAATTAGATGTAAAACCTCGTATGTATAATTCACCAATTAAACCAAAAGAAATTGGAGAAAGTGGATTGATAAAACAACAATACGATACTGAAAAAAGAACAACACTTATTAGTAATAAAACTCGTGTTTATAAAGGTGGTTCTTGGAGAGACAGAGAATATTGGTTAGACCCATCTCAAAGAAGGTATTTACCTGAATATATGGCTACTAATTATATTGGCTTTAGATGCGTTACTGATAGAATTGGACCAATGACACAAAACACTAGAACTCCGACTTCTAGAGGAGTTAGATACTAA
- the murF gene encoding UDP-N-acetylmuramoyl-tripeptide--D-alanyl-D-alanine ligase: MKIEQLYNLYTQSYLVDTDTRNIRKGSIFFALKGANFNGNKFAKDALNSGASYAVIDEEEYKDLQNVILVKNVLETLQELAKYHRDQLKIPIISLTGSNGKTTTKELINAVLSKKFKTTATSGNLNNHIGVPLTLLTIQPTTEIGIIEMGANHLNEIDFLCKIAKPNFGLITNFGKAHLEGFGSIEGVVKAKSELYEFLRTTNGIAFINTDDSKQVKQSKNINSVVFNNSEIKFIEVNPFVKVQFNNIDIESKLIGKYNFNNISAAIAIGNYFKVPLKDIKDAIENYEPTNNRSQIINKGSLKVILDAYNANPSSMKAALENFSLLKDTQKVVILGDMFELGETSSKEHQQIADYANSLNFNKLILIGKAFSTITVKNALIYSSFEDFKTSNKDLNLKNTSLLIKGSRGMALERILNLF; this comes from the coding sequence ATGAAAATTGAACAATTATACAACCTATACACCCAAAGCTATTTAGTAGATACAGATACTAGAAATATTAGAAAAGGAAGTATTTTTTTCGCTTTAAAGGGAGCTAATTTTAATGGAAATAAATTTGCTAAAGATGCATTAAACAGTGGTGCATCTTATGCTGTAATAGACGAAGAAGAATATAAAGATCTGCAAAATGTAATTTTAGTGAAGAATGTTTTAGAAACACTACAAGAATTAGCTAAATATCATAGAGATCAACTAAAAATTCCTATAATTTCTTTAACAGGAAGCAATGGAAAAACCACAACCAAAGAACTTATTAATGCTGTTTTATCAAAAAAATTTAAAACTACAGCAACTTCCGGAAATCTTAATAATCATATAGGAGTACCTCTAACGCTTTTAACAATACAGCCAACTACTGAAATTGGAATTATTGAAATGGGTGCTAACCATTTAAATGAAATTGACTTTTTATGTAAAATTGCTAAGCCAAATTTTGGATTAATTACAAACTTTGGAAAAGCACATTTAGAAGGTTTTGGAAGTATTGAAGGTGTAGTAAAAGCAAAATCTGAACTGTACGAGTTTTTAAGAACTACAAACGGAATTGCTTTTATTAATACAGATGATTCTAAACAGGTAAAACAATCTAAAAACATTAATTCTGTAGTTTTTAATAATTCAGAAATTAAATTTATTGAAGTAAACCCTTTTGTTAAAGTTCAATTTAATAATATTGATATTGAAAGTAAATTAATTGGAAAATACAATTTTAATAATATTTCAGCAGCCATAGCAATTGGAAATTATTTTAAAGTTCCATTAAAAGACATTAAAGATGCAATTGAAAATTATGAACCAACCAATAATAGGTCTCAAATAATAAATAAAGGTAGTTTAAAAGTAATTTTAGACGCATACAATGCTAATCCAAGTAGCATGAAAGCCGCATTAGAAAACTTTAGTTTATTAAAAGATACTCAAAAAGTAGTTATTTTAGGCGACATGTTTGAATTAGGTGAAACAAGTTCTAAAGAACACCAACAAATTGCTGATTATGCAAATTCCTTAAATTTTAACAAGCTTATATTAATAGGAAAAGCATTTTCTACAATAACTGTAAAAAATGCTTTAATATATTCTAGTTTTGAAGATTTTAAAACTTCAAATAAAGATTTAAATTTAAAAAATACCTCTTTATTAATTAAAGGTTCTAGAGGTATGGCATTAGAAAGAATATTAAACCTCTTCTAA